The window AGCTGATATAGCCAGCAGCATGCAGCCCCCTCTCCGCCGCCTCGGCGATGCGGTCGAGCGCGGGCTGAACGTCCTCAAGGGCGTGGGCGGCGATTATCTCGACCGGGTCGCGGTAAAGGCGCGCCGGTGCGGCTCCACGCTCTCGCGCGTCGTCAAACAGGACAAAGGCTTCGGAAGGACCGGGCAGTCGCATCGCGCCGTCTTAACAGGCTTTTGGACAGGCGAAAGGGCAACTGCGCTTTATGCGCCGTTGCGCTTCCAGCCGCCAGGCCATAGGAGCAGCGCATGAGCAATCCGCCACCCACCGACGCCACGCAACGGCCGCTGCGCCCCGCCCTTGCGCTGGCGCTGCGCGGCCGGTGTCCTGCTTGTGGCGGCGGTGCGATGTTCGCCCGGTTCCTGAAGCCCAGTCCGGCCTGCAATGCGTGCGGACAGCCATGGGACGTGTCGCAGGCGGACGATTTTCCCGCCTATATCGTGATCCTGCTGCTCGGCCACATATTGGTGCCGCTGATGATTGAGGTGAACAGCGCGCTGGCGATCCCATTGGGGGTGCAGGCCGCCCTGTGGCCGGGACTGGCGGTGATACTCGCGGCGCTGATGATCCAGCCGGTCAAGGGGGCGGTGATCGCCTTTCAGTGGACCCGGCGAATGGATGGCTTCGCTTGAGGGCGGATCGTCACGCTTACCCTCCGGCGGGCTGAGCGTCGCCCAGCCTTATCATCTCATCCCGGCTGGCGCAGGAAGTTGCGTTCCATGGCTTCGCGAAGATTGACGTCGATCGTCCGGCGCCCTTCGGCGCCATGGGTGACGACGGTGGTGTCGCAGGTCGCGACACAGACGCCCTTCTGAAAGGCCGCCGAACTGACCGTCCAGCTGGTACGGCCGATATGACCGATGCCGCAATGCACTTTGAACGGATAGGGAAAGTGCGATTCCTCGACGAAGTTCAATGATACGGCAGCCACCAGCCAGCGCACGCCCTGTTCCTGCGGATGACGGCCGAGATGATGGTGGAAACGGATACGCGCGGTTTCAAAGATGCCGGAGATGGCCACATTGTTGATGTGCCCCATCGTGTCGATGTCCTGGAAGCGCGTGTCCATGCTGGTGATGAAACTGTAGGCTTCGGGGCTCAAGCGCCAGGATTCGGGTTTTGCCATAGTCCTGCTTTCCAACCGTTATCCTCAAGCTCTTAGCCAGTGCGGGCGGGGATGCAATCGTTCGGCGAAAATTGGCCTAACTGCGACCTTTTTAGCACAGGTCAGCCGTCATGACGCGACGCGGAACGCTGTGTTTCCGTCAGGCGCGATGGACTTTGCGCGGACTGGTTCATAGCGTGCGCTGAATTGCCTTCACCCGCCGAGGATCCATGCGCCGCTACAGCCAGATCGCCATCTTCCTCCACTGGATCATCGCAGCGCTGCTCGCCTTCCAGATCAGCGTCGGCTGGGCGCTGGAGGATCTGGGTGCGCGCGGATTTGCGCTGTTTCAACTGCACAAATCCATCGGCATCACGATCCTTGTCCTGACGGTCGCCCGTGTGGCGGTGCGATACGGGCGGCCACGTCCCGCACCCGTCGAAGGCGGCTGGCAGGGCATGCTGGCCAAGGCGGTGCATGGGGGCCTGTACCTGTTCATGCTGGGCGCGCCCCTGACCGGCTGGGCGCTTGTATCGACGGCAAAGGTGAAGGTGCCGACGCTGATCTTCGGCATCATTCCCCTGCCCCACCTGCCGTTGCCAGCAGGTGCAGGCGATCCGGCCTCTGCTGCGCATGCCTTGCTTGCGTGGATCGGCATCGCCTTGATTGTCCTGCATGTCGCGGGCGCGCTGCGGCATCATGCCCTGCTGCGTGATGGACTGATCTGGCGGATGATGCCCGCGCGATCGCCGGTGCTGCTGCTTGCTTTGCCTGCCTTGATAGCGGCCGCGTTTCTGTTGGGAAGGCTGATCCTGCCTGCCTCAGCGCCCCAAGCCGTTGCCGCCCCCGAAAAAGTCGCCGCGGTGGAGGAGGCTGAACCAGTCAATATCGTCGCAGCAACGGATACGGATAATGCGGCTGGTGAGGCTGATCCGGCTCCATCAGAAAATGCGACGATGGTGGCGCCCATCGGTCCGCCGCCGTCATGGACGGTGCAACCGGGGGGAAGCATCGCCTTTTCCGTCGGCAACGGCAACGACAGCATCCAGGGCAAATTTTCCAGTTGGACCGCCAGGATCACCATGGATCCCGACCGCCCCGAAAGCGCGGACATAGATGTCGAGATCGACCTGGCGAGCGCCACCGTGGGCGATGCCTATCAGGATGGAATGCTTGCCGGTGACGAGTTTTTCGGCGTCGCGGCGCATCCCAGGGCGCGCTTCACCGCGAAGGGCGCTGAAAAAACGGGTGCGAACGGCTATCGCGCGGCAGGCGCCCTGACCCTGAAGGGTGTCAGCAAGCCCCAGGTGATCCGCTTCACCCTGTCAGGCAGCGGCGAAAAGCGGAAAGTGTCCGGTTCGGCCAGTATCGGGCGCACCTTGTTTGGCGTCGGCAATGGCGAAAGCAGCGCAGGGCTGGACCCCAAGGTCGCGGTTGATTTCCGGTTCGATGCCCAGGCAAAATAAGGGGGCGTGGATTTGCCATCCCAATTCTGCCAAAGCGTGAGGATGAGCGAAAAGCCCGAGAATCTACGCATCGAAGATGGAGTTTTCCTGGGCTTCGTCTTGCTGGTCTCGATCGCCTTCGCTTTGGTGATAGAGCCGTTTTTCGCCGCCATCCTCTGGGGCGTGATCGCCGCTATATTGTTCGGGCCGGTGAACCAGAATCTGGTGCGGCAGATGGCGGGACGGCGCAACAGCGCCGCCGGATTGACGCTGCTGCTGATCGTGGCCGTGGTCATCCTGCCCGCGATCATCCTGGGCGTGGCGCTGGTGCAGGAAGCAACGCTCATTTACGGCAAGATCCAGTCGGGTGAAATCGACATCGCGCGGACGTTCGACCAGTTCCAGTCGCGGCTTCCCGATTGGGCCACGGCATTGATGGCGCGATTGGGCATCACCGATTTCGCGACAGTTCGGGAAGCGATAAGCCGGGGCGTCGCCAACAGCTTTCGGTCGGTCGCGGCGCAGGTCTTCCTGATCGGGCAAGGCGCGTTCAGCTTCTTCATCGCGCTTGGCGTCACGCTCTACCTCACCTTTTTCCTGCTGCGGGACGGACCTGCGCTGGCCGCGGGGCTGGACCGCGCGGCGCCGCTGCGCACCTCGCACAGGCGGGCGCTGATGCAACAGTTCGTTCTCGTGACCCGCGCCACGATCAAGGGCAGCGTCGTCGTCGCGATCGTCCAGGGCATGATCGGCGGCGTGGTGTTCTGGGGACTGGGAATACAGGGGTCGCTGCTGTGGGGCGTGCTGATGGGGTGCTTCTCGCTGATTCCGGCGGTGGGGACGGGGCTGGTATGGCTGCCGGTCGCGCTCTATCTTCTGGCGACGGGAGCCTTCATCAAAGGCGTCATACTGATCGCCTGCGGCGTATTCATCATCGGCCTTATCGACAATATACTGCGTCCCATCCTGGTTGGGCGCGACACGCGCATCCCGGATTATGTGGTGCTCATAACCACATTGGGCGGGATCAACATGTTCGGCTTCAACGGCATCGTCATCGGGCCGGTGATCGCAGCGCTGTTCATCGCCACATGGAACATCGTGACGCGGATGCGGACAGGCGACGGGTTGGAAGGTCCGCTGACCCAGGATGAGCCGCCCTCTCCCGCGACGCCAGTTCGATGAGTATGCGGCGTACAGGCTGAAGCCATCCCGCGCCGCTTCGATGGCAAGGGAGCGTCAGGAGACGATCAGCCGGGTCAGGAGGATATGTTGTCCGCAATATCCTCGGCAAGCCGATCGAGTTCAGCGGGCAGTTCCTTCTTGCTGATCAATGCGTAGGCCAGATCCCCCTCCTGCCAGTAGGCAACGGTCTTTCCCGCGCGGGTGAGCACCGCAGGCTGCACCGGGGCCACATGATCGTCACGGACCGCGAACAGCGAGATCGGCCGGCTGATGCCGTTGGTGATCGTCATTTGCATGCTCGGGCCGCTGTCGGAGGGGAAAAGCTGCACCTCCGTAATATGCCAACCTCGGGGCAGGATGGGCAGGGCGATGCGTGCGGATGAGCCAACCTCTCCAGCGTTGTAAACAGTCGGCGGCGAGCGGCGCAGCTGCGCGCGCATTTCCGCCACCTGATGCGACTGCAAGGCTTCCTGAATGAAGGATTCTTCTGCCCGGCGGCTGTCGGCGACGAGCCCCTTGCCGACGACGAACCACCCGCCCGTCAGCACCAGCATCGCAGCGGCAATCCGGGACAGATAGGTCCATCGCGGCGTACGCATCAGCGATGCCGGAACCGGGGCGGAGGATCGAGGCCGACGAGCTGCGGCAGGGGCGGCAGGCGGGCGGAGGGGAGCATTCCTGCGATGGAATACGGCATCGAAATGGACCGAATTCTCGCCACGATTGGTCTGCGCAAACCCATGGCGCTCCAGGAGGCCGAATACGGCCTTCGCGTCGGCGCCGTAGCGGATCAGGTTGCGATCGTCGATCTCCACGACGGCGCCACGCGTCTGCGGCAGGGCGAGGATCGGCTCCAACCCCTGTAGAGCCGCATATTCAAATCCCTCGACATCGATCTTCACCATGATCGGCCGATCCCCGATAAGTTTGAGGAGACCAGGAAAATCGGCGATCGAAAGCGACATGATGCGCTCACCGGCTTCTATCGGTTCAGCGACGATGGAAAAGCGTCCGGAATGCCCCTTTGCACTGCTGTCGAGCAGGTCAGGCCGGGTCAGCGCCGCAACCGCCATGTTGAAGGGCAGGACGTTGGCGAAGGCATTAAGGCCGATATTCCGTACAAGCTTGGCAAAGGTGGTGAAGCAGGGTTCAAAAGCCACCACCAGCCCGTCCGGGCCTACCCGCTCCGCCGCGAAGAGGGTGAATATGCCGCAGTTTGCGCCGACATCGATGAAGCAGTCGCCCGGCTGAAGGCTCTCCACTTCGCCGGCAACCCGCTTGCCATATTTGCCCGAAACGCCAAGCAGATGGGTCCGGTCTCGGACATCGAACCCAAGCCGAACATCGCCATAGCTCGACCGGACCGGAGCGCCGTCCAGCAGCGCAGCGAAGGGCGACAGAAGACGCCACTTCCCGCGAAATCGGGGAAGTTTATGAACATAGAGGTTCAGGAACCAGGATCGAACCAGCTTTTTGTACGGCATCAGCGCACCTCATTTCCGTATCGAGCCTGAACTACGCGACGACACCCTCCCGCTGTGGGCTTCAGGGTTAATCCTGCTGCAAGCAGGGGTCCACCAACTCAGGCTGCATTGAAGTCGGGCAGCCCCATTTGTGCGGCGCAAGGAAGAATACGCACTTGGCGAGCTATCATGTGCGGCATGGTTCTGCCTGGACGGCCGCGGGCGGCTTCCTCACTGGCGGGCCGGAGAGCCAATGGCTCAGATCCCTCTGCAGCAGGTCCTGCAGGACAAGGATGTCCTCGCGATAAAATTCCCGGAGCATCTGCTGTAGTTCGGGGGTCAGAGGCGGGTAGCTGACGGGCGCCGCCATGGATGCGCGAAGCTTCGCAAAAAGGGGAATGGAACGGAGCGGATCGAGAATCGGTCGCATGGGTTGCAGGAAGCGGCGGAGCGGCAGCGGCAGCATGGGGCTCGCGCTGTCATTCTGACGGCTGGCGACCTCTTCCGCCGCGATATGCACGGGCACGCCGATATGGGCGCAGACGCGGGCAATTTCCTGCTCTGGCGACTGCAACAGGTCATCATAGAGGATCACATGGATCTGCTCGCGCGGATAGTGGAGCAGGAAGCGACCCAGATGCGCGCCATATAGTCCTCCTGACAGGAAACGCGATCGCTCGGGATTGGCGTGCTCCAGATATTGCCGGGGGTCGCCCTTCACCCATCCGCGCCGGAACAACATGCAATAATCCGAATAGGCCCGCTGCACCGGATCGCGCAGCTGGACGATCAGGCGAGCGTCGGGAAGCGCATCGGCCATTCGCGCCGCGGCCTGTGGATGGGCAAGATAGTCCGCTGACTTTTCCCCGACGATCCGGCCGGCAGGGGCGGGATCGAACAGCGACGCATACCATTGGGGACCGCGCTCATATTCCGAACTGAAATAATGGGGTTCGGCCTTGGGCAGCCAGAGCTGCGGATGACTGCGAAGCTGATGGGCGATCCAGGTAGTTGCGCCCTTGACGGCGCCGATCACGATAAAGGCTGGCTGGCGATCAGTCATGGTCGTTCGATATACCCTTGCATTCGTGGACTAGGCAGTGCCCTCCCCCAGCTGAAGGCCGCGCATTTGCGAGCATTTCCCGACGCAACGCTGCCTCGGACATCCGACATTCTCGCCCCTTCCCGGCGATGCGCATCCCCGGGAATTTTGGCCAAGCTAGATGACTATCGGCGCGGCGGCAGTTGTTCATCGGTACAATCCCGGGAGGGTTAGCTTATCCCCCATCCGGGCAAGGGAGGCTCCGATAAACTCCGCCGCTATCCGAAAGAGTAGATGGCGCGCGCGCCGCAAGTTCATGAGTATAGGTCGCGAAATGGTGCCACCGATTTCAAAGACTTCGCCCTAATATGGGCTGATCCCCGGCTTCGCAGGGGTGAACGATCAAACGCTGGAGCAGATTGGCCCAGGATGAACCCATCGCATCTCTTCGCCCGCTTTTGCGGCCGCTGCCGCAGCAGCGAACCGGTATCCACAGGGACGCTGCCCGTTCAGCCTGAAATGGCATGAAAATCATCGTCGTCGCCAGCCTTGCATATTCGCTGGTCAACTTCCGCGGCCGCCTGATCGCCGCGATGATCGAAAATGGGCATGAGGTCGTGCTGTGCGCCCCCGATCATGACCCAGAGGTCGAGGCAAGGCTGAGGTCAATGGGCGCAACCTATCGGCAGATGCCGATGGCCCGCGCCGGGATGAACCCTTTCATCGACATCGTGACGCTGGCATGGCTGGTCCGCTGTTTCTGGCAGGAACGCCCGCAGGCCGTGCTGGCCTATACACAAAAGCCCATCATCTACGGCGGCATCGCGAGCCGGTTTTTCCGCAACATCGACTTTTACGCCATGGTGAGCGGCCTTGGCCACATGTACAGCGAGGGCGGGTCCCGCCTGCTGGCCAGCGTGCGCGTGATGGTGTCCATTCTCTATCGGCTGGCGATCCGCGACGCGAAGGCGATATTCGTCTTCAACAGCGACGACCGCGGCGAGATGCTGCGCCACGGCATCATCACGCCCGACTGCCCGGTCATACAGGTGCCAGGTTCCGGCGTGGACCTGTCTCATTATGCCCAAGCGCCCCTGCCGGACGGGCCGCCGGTGTTCCTGATGATCGCACGGCTGCTGCGGAACAAGGGTCTCATCGAATATGTCGAGGCCGCGAAGACCGTGAAGGCACAGTTCCCGGAGGCGCGCTTCCGGCTGCTGGGGCCGCTTGATGAGAATCCAGCGGCAGTTACCCGCGCGGAAATCGAGCAGTGGCACAATCGCGGGATCATCGAATATCTGGGCGAAACACGCGACGTGCGCCCCCATCTGGCGAGGGCGAGCATATTCGTGCTGCCCAGCTGGTATCGCGAGGGGCTTCCCCGCACCATATTGGAAGCCATGTCCGTGGGGCGCGGCGTCATCACGACCGACATGCCGGGCTGCCGCGAGCCGATAGATCAGGGCATCAACGGCTTTGTGGTCGAACCGCGCAGTGCCAAGGCGCTCGCCGATGCGATGCTCCGCATTTGCAACGACCCTACCCTGCCCGCCAGCCTCGCTCAGGCCGCGCGCCGGACGGCAGAGCAGGATTACTCAGTCGAAAAGGTGAACGCCCTGCTGCTTTCGACCATGAAGATGGACCGCAACGCCACCGATCGCGCGGAAAGGCCAGCCATGAACGCCCAACTCGTCGCCGGAGAATTGTGATGGGGGCAAGACGCATAGCCGATGTCATGCTGGCATCCACCGGGCTTGTTCTGCTCGCGCCGGTAATGGCGATCATCGCCGGCTCCATACGGCTGTTCGACGGCCCGCCAGTTTTGTTCAAGCAGGCCAGGGTGACCAAGGGAGGCAAGCTGTTCAAGGTTGTCAAATTCCGCACGATGAATGACGGACGCGACGCAGAGGGGCAATTGCTGCCCGACCGAATGCGGACGACGGCGCTCGGCCGTTTTCTCCGTCGCTCCCGCCTCGATGAACTGCCGCAGCTCTGGAACATCCTGATTGGGGAGATGTCGCTGATCGGACCCCGCCCGCTTCTTCCGCAAACCATCGCCGCCGCTGGAAAAAAGGGGCAATTGCGGTGCGCGGTGCGGCCGGGGCTGACCGGCTGGGCACAGGTCAACGGCAACAGCCTGCTCGACGATGACGACAAGATCGCGCTGGACCTCTGGTACATAGAGAACCGCTCTCTCCGGATCGACCTTGTCATTCTTGCTCGCACCATCGGAGTGGCCCTGCGCGGCGAACGGTTCAACCTGCGGCTGAAAGGGAGCGCATGAAGGCCATACTCGTAGGTGCGGTTGAAAGTAGCAGGATCGCCTTGAAGTGCCTGGCCGCCTCCCCCCGCTGGGATCTGAAGGCAGTATTCACGCTGCCACCCGACCTTGCGGGCCGCCATTCGGATTTCGTCGATCTGTCTGCGGATTGTGAAAGCGTGGGAACGCGGATCGTGCACACCGCCAACATAAATTCCGACGCGGCGCTACAGGCGATCCGCGCAATGGAACCGGACTATATCTTCGTTATCGGCTGGTCGCAGATTTGCGGCGCGGATTTCAGGGCCACGGCGGGCAAAGGCGTGGTCGGTTATCACCCCGCGCCACTGCCACGCCTTCGCGGACGGGCCGTGATCCCCTGGACTATCCTGCTGAATGAACCGATCTCCGCCTCGTCGCTCTTCCTGATTGATGAAGGGGTCGATAGCGGCCCACTGCTGGGGCAGCGCTACTTTCACCTGTCCCCGGACGAGACCGCAGCCACGCTATACGCCAAGCATATGGCGAAGCTGGACGAGATGCTGCCGCCGGTGCTGGAGGATATCGCAAGCGGCTCGCCGCAACTTACTGTCCAGGATGAACGAAACGCGACCTATGCGGCGCGCAGACGGCCGGAGGACGGGCTGATCGACTGGACGCAGCCCGCAGCGGCGGTCTGGCGTTGCGTCCGCGCCTGTGGCGATCCCTATCCGGGCGCGTGGACGATCCTTGGCAATGACCGGATCGTGATAAAGACGGCCGTTCCCGTGCTCCTCCATCATCATGCCGCAGCCATGGCCGGACAGATTGTCGAACGAGGCGAAGGGAATTTCACGGTGAAGTGCGGGGACGATCAGGGTCTGCTGGTGTCGCAATGGCAGACGACGCGGGAATCGCCCTTGCCCAACCATGCCGTGCTGGGACGGCCAAAGGCGGAAGCGGCATGACCATGATCGACACTGTCCAGCGCGCGCTGGTGATCGCTCCCCATCCCGACGACGAAGTGCTGGGGTGCGGTGGAACGATCGCCCGGCTGGTCGCGCTGGGCCGCCATGTCGAGGTCGCCATCGCCACACGGGGCAGGGAGCCGCAGTTCGATGCCGGTCAGGTCGAGCAGGTGCAGGCCGAAGCCCGGCGGGCGCATGCGCTGCTGGGCGTCACGCGAACGCATTTCCTGGACTTTCCCGCCGCCGAGCTTGACCGCATCCCGCGCGCGGAACTGAACCGGGGCATCGCGGAACTGGTTGCCCAGTGCCGCCCCGATGCCCTGTTCGTCCCCTTCGCGCACGACCTGCATTTCGATCACGGGCTGATCTTCGAAGCGGCAATGGTGGCGGCGCGGCCCGTCGGCGCCCAATATCCTGCCCGGATACTGGCCTATGAGACGGTGTCGGAAACCAACTGGGCGGCACCCTATCTGACACCCGCCTTTCAGCCGAACCTGTTCATCGACATCAGCGACCATCTCGACCACAAGATCGAGGCGTTCGGCTGCTTCGCGTCCCAGGTGCGCCCCTTCCCCAACGAACGGTCCCCCGAAACCTTGCGGGCGCTGGCACAGGTCCGGGGCAGTTGCGTCAGCAAAAGAGCCGCCGAAGCCTTCGTCATGATCCGGGAGGTGTCCTGAAATGGACATGGCCACCACAAGCCACAGGGAAGTCCCCGCATTGTCAGGCACACAGTTCGAGCGAGGAACGCCGGAAGGCCGGTCGCTGCGCATGATGCTCAGTTCAGCGGGTCGGCGCGTCGGCCTGATGCGCAGCTTTCGACAATCGGCGGGCTTGTTGGGCGCGGACCTGACCATGTTCGCGTGCGACCTGACCCCCGAATGGAGCCCCGCCTGCATCGAAGCGGACAAGGCGTCCGCAGCCCCGCCAGCGGAGAGCGAAGAGTTCATCCCCGCGATGCTCGACATCTGCAAACGCGAACAGATCGGCCTTGTCGTGCCGACGATAGATACCGAACTTCTGGCCTACAGCAGGGCGCGGGACCAGTTTAGCGCGATAAACTGCCATGTCGCGGTAGCGGACGAACCGCTCGTCCTGATGGCGCGCGACAAGTTGGCGACGGCGCTATTCCTGACGGAGGCAGGCCTCCGTTCGCCGCGCACCATCGCGGCAGAGGAATTTCTGAGCGGCGAGGCCGATCTTTCCCTGCCGCTACTCGCCAAGCCCCGGCATGGCAGTTCCAGCCGCGGCATCATGATGGCGCAGAATCGCGAAGATGTGCTGGGTCTGGACAAGAGCGAGCCTTACATCCTGCAGGAATATCTGCACGGCCGCGAATTCACGGTCAGCCTCTATTTCGACGGCGAAGGACAGCTGCAATGCGCCATCCCGCACGAGCGGCTGCGGGTGCGTTCGGGCGAGGTCGAAAAAGGCGTGACGGTGCGCGACCCGTCCTTGTCCGACATGGCCTGGCGGCTTGGCAAGGCGCTGCACGGCGCACGCGGCGCCATGTGCTTTCAGGTGCGGGTGGACGAAAACGGGCAACCTTCCATCTTCGAGATCAACGCCCGCTTCGGCGGCGGCTATCCGCTGGCTCATCAGGCGGGGGCGCAGTTCGCCCGGTGGATGCTGGAGGAGCGGCTTGGGCTGCCTCGAACGGCGAACGATGATTGGCAGGAGGGCGTGCTGATGCTGCGTTTCGACGATGCGGTCTTCGTCTGACGCACGCCCACCACGGTCGGGTTCCTTCAACCGGATCTTGGTCTTCGATCTGGACGACACGCTCTATCTGGAACGCGACTATGTATTGAGCGGCCTCAACGCAGTGGGCCAATGGGCGGCTGGCGCGCTGGGGATCAATGGCCTTGGCGAGGTGATGCGCGGCCGTTTCGACGCGGGCTGCCGCACCAGGATTTTCGACCACAGCCTGAAAGACATGGGGCTGGAAGCTCATCCCGAGACAATCGGCAGAATGCTGGCCGCCTATCGCCAGCATCGCCCGACGATAAGGTTGGCTCCAGACACGGAGCAATTTCTTGCAAGCCGCGATGACGCAACCGGCTTTGCCGTCATCACCGACGGTTTCCTGGATGCGCAAAGGCGCAAGATCAGGGCGTTGGGCCTGTACGGGCGGGGCATCCACCTTGGCATATGCACCGACAAATGGGGTCGGGAGTGCTGGAAACCCAACCCTCGCGCCTTCGAGCATGTCGAACAGTGGTTCGGGCGGTCAGGGCGGGACCTGACTTATGTCGCGGACAATCCATCAAAGGATTTCAACGCCCCCCGGCTGCTGGGATGGAACACGGTCCAGATCGCACGGCCCGAGCGCATACATGTGTCGGTGACAACGCATGTGCCAGCCGACAGGATCATCGAGTCCCTCGAAGAACTCTGATGATCTCGACTACTTGCCAGTAGCTTCATTCCACGGCGCGACACTGATCGCCCGGCGCAG of the Sphingobium herbicidovorans genome contains:
- a CDS encoding HAD family hydrolase — translated: MVFDLDDTLYLERDYVLSGLNAVGQWAAGALGINGLGEVMRGRFDAGCRTRIFDHSLKDMGLEAHPETIGRMLAAYRQHRPTIRLAPDTEQFLASRDDATGFAVITDGFLDAQRRKIRALGLYGRGIHLGICTDKWGRECWKPNPRAFEHVEQWFGRSGRDLTYVADNPSKDFNAPRLLGWNTVQIARPERIHVSVTTHVPADRIIESLEEL